One region of Lactobacillus johnsonii genomic DNA includes:
- a CDS encoding M13 family metallopeptidase, with amino-acid sequence MALLNVRGGAGDITKPDLNARPQDNLYLAVNSEWIEKAKIPSDRSRISSFDGIDLNIEKSLMQDFADFADGKKKLPNVPNFEKAVELYKIANNFDKRNEDEAKPIKADLEEITSLRNLTDLNLRAADFYKNAFDLPISVSVDADMKDTKVHVVYFGGPGLFLPDTTTYDNPAAADLLKVLQDQSENLLKMAGVSEEDAKKYVEDALKFDKKLSKVLKSTEEWADYPAMYNPMTLAEFEDKFDSFKIDNFLSNLFTQKPEKIIVTEPRFLDHVEELINEDNFDEIKGWMVVKFINGVAAYLSQDFREAAFPFSQALSGQPELSSGTKQAYRLANGMFSEVVGVYYGQTYFGAEAKADVEDMIHKMIDVYEKRISENEWLSEDTKKKAIVKLRALILKIGYPEKIEKIYDRLQVTSESEGGSLYSNESAAAVESVKYNLEKLNEPVDRTVWLMPGNLVNACYDPQRNDITFPAAILQKPFYDLKQSRSLNYGGIGVVIAHEISHAFDNNGAKFDEFGNLKNWWTDEDFAEFKKRTQDEIDLFNGIEYGPVTLNGKQIVSENIADQGGLTAAVEANKGENGNMKEVFENFARVWANKQLPESIKTQVSVDVHAPGPERANVQSQCQEEFYKAFDVKPEDGMWLDPEKRVVIW; translated from the coding sequence ATGGCATTACTCAATGTACGTGGCGGTGCTGGTGATATTACTAAGCCCGATCTTAATGCAAGACCACAAGATAATCTTTACTTAGCAGTGAATTCTGAATGGATTGAAAAAGCAAAAATTCCTTCAGACCGTTCAAGAATTAGTTCTTTTGATGGTATTGATTTGAATATTGAAAAGAGCTTAATGCAAGATTTTGCGGATTTTGCAGATGGTAAAAAGAAATTGCCAAATGTTCCTAATTTTGAAAAAGCAGTTGAACTTTACAAAATTGCTAATAACTTTGACAAGAGAAATGAAGATGAGGCAAAGCCAATTAAAGCTGACCTTGAAGAAATCACTAGTTTACGTAATTTAACTGATCTTAACTTAAGAGCAGCTGATTTCTATAAGAATGCTTTTGACTTACCAATTAGTGTGTCAGTTGATGCGGACATGAAGGATACTAAAGTTCATGTTGTGTACTTTGGCGGACCTGGTTTATTCTTGCCTGATACTACTACTTATGACAATCCTGCAGCAGCTGACTTATTGAAGGTATTACAAGATCAATCTGAAAACTTACTTAAAATGGCTGGCGTAAGCGAAGAGGATGCTAAGAAGTATGTAGAAGATGCATTGAAGTTTGACAAGAAGCTATCTAAAGTTCTTAAGTCAACTGAAGAATGGGCAGATTATCCAGCAATGTACAACCCAATGACTTTAGCTGAATTTGAAGATAAGTTTGATAGCTTTAAGATTGACAACTTCTTAAGTAATTTATTTACTCAAAAGCCTGAGAAGATTATTGTCACTGAACCAAGATTCTTAGATCATGTTGAGGAATTAATCAACGAAGATAATTTTGATGAAATTAAAGGCTGGATGGTTGTTAAGTTTATTAATGGTGTAGCTGCATATCTTTCTCAAGACTTCCGTGAAGCTGCTTTTCCATTTAGTCAAGCTTTATCAGGCCAACCAGAATTGTCTTCTGGTACTAAGCAAGCTTATCGTTTAGCTAATGGTATGTTTAGCGAAGTAGTTGGTGTTTACTACGGTCAAACTTACTTTGGTGCTGAAGCAAAAGCTGATGTCGAAGATATGATTCATAAGATGATTGACGTTTATGAAAAACGTATTTCTGAAAATGAATGGTTATCTGAAGATACTAAGAAAAAAGCAATTGTTAAGTTGCGTGCCTTAATTTTGAAGATTGGTTACCCAGAAAAGATCGAAAAAATTTACGATCGTCTTCAAGTTACTTCTGAATCAGAAGGTGGCAGTCTATATTCAAATGAAAGTGCTGCAGCTGTTGAATCAGTTAAGTACAACCTTGAAAAATTAAACGAACCAGTTGATAGAACTGTTTGGTTAATGCCAGGTAACTTAGTAAATGCTTGTTACGATCCACAAAGAAATGACATTACTTTCCCAGCAGCAATTTTACAAAAGCCATTTTACGACCTGAAGCAATCACGTAGCTTGAATTATGGTGGTATTGGTGTCGTTATTGCGCACGAAATTTCACACGCATTCGATAACAACGGTGCTAAGTTCGACGAATTCGGTAATTTGAAAAATTGGTGGACTGACGAAGACTTTGCAGAATTCAAGAAACGTACGCAAGACGAAATTGACTTATTTAATGGAATTGAATATGGCCCAGTTACCTTAAATGGTAAGCAAATTGTTTCTGAAAATATTGCTGATCAAGGTGGTTTAACTGCAGCTGTTGAAGCAAATAAGGGCGAAAATGGCAACATGAAGGAAGTATTTGAAAACTTTGCTCGTGTTTGGGCAAACAAGCAACTTCCTGAATCAATTAAGACACAAGTTTCAGTTGATGTTCATGCTCCTGGTCCTGAAAGAGCTAACGTTCAATCACAATGCCAAGAAGAATTCTATAAGGCATTTGATGTTAAGCCAGAAGATGGTATGTGGCTAGACCCAGAAAAACGTGTTGTGATTTGGTAA
- a CDS encoding cell division protein, whose translation MLEKIKTNKFCQFIWPYLLIILATTIVISPQLISHTILASDDTADTLFHYSRFYDAGMQLKSGIFSIFQTNFTFQQSGRIINAIYGPLFAYFNGILVLIAGNWFNYQVILAYLISLLGAGSMYYLLKQVGVNKLLATVMGIIYINIGMIPAFINRSSFNGWGQTLMPLVVLCGVRMISNKKQPINWIQLMLVMSLLIQVHVLSTLMAVLLLIPFFIYSLIINNNSRKVWIPFIKAVLGTIVLSANVIGAFLVLMPTNHLSATTEFDLSRGGLRPHMLWHNEYGTAFAYILPIFVLLIIAQFIYVVMHYKRDKLNTFVTIWGTILLGLSSFVFPWGLVQRVFPSLKSYFQFPFRLTVVAYPLILLGMALTVNHLLKEGVKPKAVGISLVTILLLEAAVPNIITNHIFTVACRKDTQVQVVAKQSTSDKMLEMLKWHYLPDYLPTKDKSIDQNAAYLYKVNVVERYQKFDHRVTKNGDLVLSWKADQNKKIVLPVVLYKQSELTVNSKKFSGAKNVIGNPIVDQKAGLNRAILHFTVPTWFYVISAISLISWLLVIVFLLWKKFINNKNN comes from the coding sequence ATGTTAGAAAAAATAAAAACTAATAAATTTTGCCAATTCATCTGGCCATATTTATTAATCATCTTGGCTACAACGATAGTCATTTCACCACAGCTGATTTCACACACTATTTTAGCGAGTGATGACACTGCTGATACCTTATTTCACTATAGTCGTTTTTATGATGCAGGGATGCAGCTAAAAAGTGGAATATTTAGTATTTTTCAGACAAATTTTACTTTTCAGCAGAGCGGTAGAATTATTAATGCCATTTATGGCCCACTTTTTGCCTACTTTAACGGGATTTTAGTTCTCATTGCTGGTAATTGGTTTAACTATCAAGTTATCTTAGCCTATCTAATTTCTTTATTGGGTGCTGGCAGTATGTATTACCTCCTAAAGCAGGTAGGTGTTAATAAGCTTTTAGCTACTGTAATGGGAATTATCTACATTAATATTGGGATGATTCCAGCCTTCATCAATCGTAGTTCTTTTAATGGTTGGGGACAGACTTTAATGCCGCTAGTTGTTTTATGCGGTGTTCGCATGATTAGCAATAAAAAACAACCAATTAACTGGATTCAGTTAATGCTCGTAATGAGTCTGCTTATCCAAGTTCATGTCTTGAGCACCTTAATGGCAGTCTTGTTGCTGATTCCGTTCTTTATCTACTCTTTAATTATTAACAATAATTCTAGAAAAGTTTGGATACCTTTTATTAAGGCAGTTCTAGGAACCATTGTTTTATCAGCAAATGTAATTGGTGCATTTTTAGTTTTAATGCCTACAAATCACCTTTCTGCAACTACTGAATTTGATTTATCCCGTGGTGGATTACGACCACACATGCTTTGGCATAATGAATATGGAACAGCATTTGCATATATTTTGCCAATTTTTGTTTTATTGATTATTGCGCAATTTATCTATGTTGTCATGCACTATAAACGAGACAAACTAAATACTTTTGTAACCATTTGGGGTACTATCTTATTAGGCTTATCTTCATTTGTTTTTCCTTGGGGACTAGTTCAAAGAGTTTTTCCTAGCTTAAAATCATACTTTCAATTTCCATTTAGATTAACAGTCGTGGCCTATCCATTGATTTTATTGGGAATGGCTTTAACGGTTAACCACTTACTAAAAGAGGGAGTTAAGCCAAAAGCAGTTGGTATTAGCTTGGTAACAATTTTGCTTTTAGAAGCAGCTGTGCCAAATATAATTACCAACCACATTTTCACAGTTGCTTGCAGAAAAGATACACAAGTACAAGTTGTCGCTAAACAATCAACCAGTGACAAGATGCTAGAAATGTTGAAGTGGCATTATTTACCGGACTACTTACCAACCAAGGACAAGTCGATTGACCAAAATGCAGCTTATCTCTATAAAGTTAATGTTGTTGAGCGCTACCAAAAATTTGATCACCGAGTTACTAAAAATGGTGATTTGGTTTTATCTTGGAAAGCTGACCAAAATAAAAAGATAGTTTTACCTGTTGTGCTTTATAAGCAAAGTGAATTAACTGTAAATAGTAAAAAATTCTCTGGTGCTAAAAATGTAATTGGAAATCCAATTGTTGATCAAAAAGCTGGATTGAATCGGGCTATTCTACACTTTACCGTGCCAACTTGGTTCTATGTAATTAGTGCAATTTCATTAATTTCTTGGCTTTTAGTTATTGTATTTTTACTATGGAAAAAGTTTATAAATAATAAAAACAATTAA
- a CDS encoding phosphoenolpyruvate carboxykinase (ATP), producing the protein MSTQERYSHDELRKANKKFSRVRSTIESAFYGNNVHEVTSVAEAYNLAKKQSGVIETDLPILHTKELGLPQGAKQLVYNHGKILGRTASARHFVDDPKEDPEALAGSLREDIYKGHDQKFLKATVLVGLDPSFTVKAHIMMPEDQAFNLLSYILNFHFFDEEAEKIYKKSKLYDEGDIYFYFDPNTQDEDYPKGFGVFDAPHNCAAVFGLRYFGELKKGTLTLAWAMAHRNGYTACHGGEKSFHFKDKDDKVFAFYGLSGSGKSTLTHEMYDGKYNITVLHDDAFIISREDGSSVALEPSYFDKTHDYPAGHHETKYYTTIMNCAVTQDEDGKKVIVTEDLRNNNGRVIKTRYTSPHRVDYESAPITALFWIMKDGSLPPILKVDDPVLATTMGLTLATKRTSAENLPKGFDMNTLVIEPFADPFRAYPVSGDYSDFKELFTKRGASCYILNTDAFMGKDIPKEVTKKLVEDLANGSIKDSDWKPFGNFKGVSYLPIEDYEVHLDDPEYQKTLAKRMQDRLDWLNKYDEEHPTQPIQAEAKETLEGIIKELS; encoded by the coding sequence TTGAGTACACAAGAACGTTATTCTCATGATGAGTTAAGAAAAGCTAACAAAAAATTTAGTCGGGTTCGTTCTACTATTGAATCTGCCTTTTATGGTAACAATGTACACGAAGTAACTAGTGTTGCTGAAGCTTATAATTTAGCTAAAAAACAATCTGGTGTTATCGAAACTGACCTACCAATTTTACATACTAAAGAACTTGGTTTACCACAAGGTGCTAAGCAATTAGTTTATAATCACGGTAAAATCTTGGGTAGAACAGCAAGTGCACGTCACTTTGTTGACGATCCAAAAGAGGATCCTGAAGCATTAGCTGGCAGTTTACGTGAAGATATTTATAAGGGTCATGATCAAAAATTCTTAAAAGCAACAGTTTTAGTAGGATTAGATCCAAGCTTTACTGTTAAAGCACATATTATGATGCCAGAAGACCAAGCCTTTAACTTACTCTCATATATTTTGAACTTCCACTTCTTTGATGAAGAAGCAGAAAAGATCTATAAGAAATCGAAGTTATATGATGAGGGAGATATTTACTTCTACTTTGATCCAAATACACAAGATGAAGACTATCCAAAGGGCTTTGGTGTCTTTGATGCTCCACATAACTGTGCTGCAGTCTTTGGCTTACGCTACTTCGGTGAATTAAAGAAGGGTACTTTAACTCTTGCTTGGGCTATGGCTCATAGAAACGGTTATACTGCTTGTCACGGTGGTGAAAAGTCATTCCACTTTAAGGATAAGGATGATAAAGTATTTGCTTTCTACGGCTTATCTGGTTCAGGTAAATCTACTTTGACTCATGAAATGTATGATGGTAAATATAATATTACTGTTTTGCACGACGATGCATTTATTATTTCTCGTGAAGATGGTTCTTCAGTAGCATTAGAGCCTTCATACTTTGATAAGACGCATGACTATCCAGCAGGTCACCACGAGACTAAGTACTACACTACAATTATGAACTGTGCTGTTACTCAAGATGAAGATGGCAAGAAAGTTATTGTTACTGAAGACTTACGTAACAATAATGGTCGTGTTATTAAGACACGTTATACTTCACCACATAGAGTTGACTATGAAAGTGCACCAATTACAGCTTTATTCTGGATTATGAAGGATGGTTCATTACCACCAATCTTAAAGGTTGACGATCCAGTTTTAGCTACAACCATGGGACTTACTTTAGCAACTAAGAGAACTAGTGCTGAAAACTTGCCTAAGGGCTTTGATATGAATACCTTAGTAATTGAGCCATTTGCAGATCCATTCCGCGCTTACCCAGTATCTGGTGACTACTCCGACTTTAAGGAATTATTTACTAAGCGAGGAGCATCTTGTTATATCTTAAACACAGATGCATTCATGGGTAAGGATATTCCAAAGGAAGTAACTAAGAAGTTAGTGGAAGATCTTGCTAATGGCAGCATTAAGGATAGCGACTGGAAACCATTTGGTAACTTCAAGGGTGTATCATACTTACCAATCGAAGACTATGAAGTTCACTTGGATGATCCAGAATATCAAAAGACTTTAGCTAAGAGAATGCAAGATCGTTTAGATTGGCTTAACAAGTATGATGAAGAACATCCTACTCAACCAATCCAAGCTGAAGCTAAGGAAACTTTAGAAGGTATTATTAAAGAATTAAGTTAA